The Pseudanabaena yagii GIHE-NHR1 genome segment AAAGCACTCGGCATAGAGAGACGGTTTATAGGGTGAATAAAGCCTTAGAGCTTCAATTCTTCTCAAACCGACTCTCTATCTACCTACAGAATGAATGAAGCCATAAGCGCTTATGGGTGATTCCTAGGTCTAACAAACATAATCACTCGCGACATCATGAATATCATCGGTTTGGACGTTGGCAGAAACAACGTCACAGCTTGTTTGTTGACTGGATATCCAGATCAACCGCTTAAGCATTTCCAAAATATCAAAAAAGACATTATCAAATGTCAAGCTGATTCTATTGGAGTACAGAGATTACTTGATCTAAAACCTGATGGCGTGGTCATGGAACCTACAGGTATTTGGTACAGCAATTTCTGGAAACACCTTGCCGAATTTCACAAAATCCCAATCTATTGGATTGGACATGGTGACTTAGCAAATCAACGGGGCGCGTATGGTTTCAAGAACAAAACTGACCCTGAAGATGCTTATTGCTTAGCACTGACTTACTTTGACGATCGCTTTGTCGATGTCCACGGGAAAAAGCGATACCTAGAATTTGAGACAGGAAAAGTCGCACTTGTCCGCGACTGGTTCTTTGAATGTGAACAGCTTGATAAACTTCTCAATTCATTAATTAATCAATGCCGTCAACGATTGACTATGGAGTTTCCAGAAATTGCACAGAGACAGTCTAAACTCAATCCAAAATTAGGCTATGAGCCAATATGGGGATATGTAGCAGGAATCAGAGAATATAGCGTCATCAAGAAACTTCACGAAAAAAGCGCCGCCCGTGCCATTGGTATCGAGATTAGTGAATACACCAAAGAACACGCTAAGAAGATCTGCGAACTGCAAAACAACTCGATAAAAAAGAGCGTGACCTTGCTCTACTCATGCAATCCGATGAGTTTGCACCATACATCAAAGTCTTTAAAAAGTTTGGCTTTGGACTGCGTAACCAAGCCTTGCTACTTTGTCAGTGCTACCCGTTTGAGCGCTTCCTACTCGACGGTAAGCCATGGGTAGATTACGAGGATGGCATCAATAAACAGGGCGTGCCAACATCCCAGAAACGTCACCGATCGCTCAGAAGTTTTCAGCTATTCCTAGGACTTGGATACACTGAAAAACAATCAGGTGATAAGCGGATTAAAGCTCTAGGAGGTTCCGAGGTCACTAGAGCTAGTCTCTATGCTTGGACACTTACCAGCGTGTTACCAGCCCGTCGCGAAACATCATGGCTAGGTAAAAAACTAAATGAGGTTCGCGGGGATGGTTGGACACTCAAGGGTTTAAAAGAATCTAAGATCTCTGGAAAGCAGAAAATCATCAGAATCCTGTTCAAAGTAGTTAGAATGCTTTTCTATGAGCTTTGCAAAGAATTGACTTCGTAATTTAAAGCGATCGCCAAAACTGCGATCGCTTTTTTCATGGTTGGAAAATTATCCTAGAATGAAGAATTATTGAGAACCCTCAACGGATTTTGTTGACTGCTGTAGGCTAACCATTATTAAAAAAAATTTCAACGGTCGGTATTTTATAAAATGTACAATAAATCAACTAAAGATCCTGTAGTTGCCGCAGTTACAGCAGGTTTGGGTGCAGGCGCAGTTGCTTGCTTTAGTGTGAGTCAAGGTCAAAATGTTTTTGTAGCGATCGGGGTAACAGCTTTCGCCACAGCCGTCGCTTTGATCATCGATCGCTTGTTTTTCAACTAAAATTAAATAATCAAAAAGACTGCTGAGCAGTCTTTTTGATTATTTAATTTATTTTTTGGGATTTTTAGGAAATTGAGTACCGAATTAAAGAAATTTGTCGTGTGGGGCAGCTATTGCGAAAATGTCCTCGAAAAACGCGCTCCCTTTCGCCAAGCACATCTGGATAATCTGAAAGCTCTGTACGAATCAGGGAAGTTATTAACCATTGGACCAACTCAAGATGTCACTAAAGTATTTGCCGTATATGCGGCTCCTGACTTAGATTCCGCAAAGCAACTCGTAGAAGCCGATCCCTATTGGCAAAATGGGATTTGGACAGACTATGAAGTTCATGAATGGCTTCAGGTTTACTAATACAGCGCTTTGCGCTCAAACCCGAACCAAGAAACTTTTTAAAAGCGTTGCAAGGCAACGCTTTTAAAAAGTTTCTTTTGGTTGTTTTGGAAAACTGCTGTAAAAGGGCGCAAAGCGCCCTTTTATTCTTCCGCATCAGTTGTAGCAGGACTAGCAAAGTGATTGAAGAGTATTCTGCCCGTACCTGCGATCGGTGGAGCGATGATTGCGCCGACTACTCCAAATAGCTCTGCACCAACAATGATGGAAAGTAGAAGTTCAAAGGGATCGAGGTTGAGATAAGGCGCGACGAGCCAAGGTTGCAGAATAAAAGCTTCAATCTGTTGCAGACTAAAGCAGATAAAAAGAGCGATCGCCCCTCGATTAAAATCTACACCCCATGCGGCAATAAACATCGCACCTAGGGCAACTAAGCCGCCAATATAGGGTACAAGGTTGGAGATCGCCACTAATAACCCTAATGCTCCTGAATAGGGAATGCCAAATAGAGAAAGGGTTAAGTAAGTACAGAATCCTAGCAAAGTCGAAGTACCGATGCGACCGACCACATAGGCTCCGAGACATCGGGTAATAGGAGGAATCAGAAATTCGATTTCATGGCGAACTCTCTTAGAAAAAGGACTTAAACATCGCCGCATTAAACTACTGGAATTGATCACCATATAGGCAGTAATCAAGAGACTTAAAATGCCCACACCGATCGCATTAAAAATTTGGAGAGTAAATCCAAAGGTCTGGCTCACAATTTCCTTACCAAAATTTTGAGCTTGATCGATGAGTGGTTGAGTTTGGAGAATGCGATTGAGTTGTTCTTGGCTGAGATTGAATAGGCCGCCTTTGGGAAGTTGGATTTGCTCTAGTAGATTGGGAAGCTTAATAAAAAATTGACCGAGTTCTAAAATGATCTGTGGTGCGGGGGCGATCGCTAAGACCACGACGATTAATAAAACTAGATAAAGTAATACAACTGCCCAGACCCGATTTAGACCAATGCGCCAGTTGTGGACATTGATCCGAATGCTGGTGATCTTTTCAATAATGGGGGAAATTGCGCCAGCTAAAAATAAGCTGGTCAGTAATAATTGCAAAGTCTGACGCAGGCGAAAGGCAAGATAAATCGCGATCGCTGCAATTAAAAAGCGTTTGAGGTATTTGCTAAAGATAGTTTTGCCATCTAACACAATTATGCTTTTATCTTAGGATTTTGATCTTTGTCTGATTTACATTACTTGGTCGTCAGGTAAATCACAATATTTTTATTAAAAATTTTGTTTTGCAATATTTTTAATAAAAACATAAAACCCCAAAAGCGGTGGCGCACGCGCAGCGTGCGCCACCGCTTTTGGGGTTTTATTAGGTAAAATACACCCCGTTATGACTGGAAAGCTGATCCTACTTTTACAATTACTATACAAGTAATCAATCACTGCAAAGCTCACATGAACTATGGGTATGAAGCGATCGCGATCGGGCGACGTATTTTATTAGAACTATTTCGGACATACCGCACCTTGCTCCTGTGGGTAATCTTCCCCATTTCGATGCTCTTGCTCAATGGCTTTGTCTTGGCGGAAGGCTCAAAAATTACAACTGCCGAATCTTTCAAACTGGCGGCTCCTGCCTCATTAATTGGCTCAGCCCTATTTTTTAGCTGTCTCGGCGGCACGATGTCTACCATTGTTGCTGAGCGGGAAAGTCTGACCATTAAACGTTTATTAATTTCTCCAATTAACGGGATTTCCTATTTCTTAGGTATTTTCTTTGCCTATGCAGCGATCGGTGTGGGGCAAACCCTGATTATCTATACCGTAGCTGCCTTTTGGGAAGTGCGCTTTAGCGGCTCGATCGCTGTGGGAGCCTTGGTGATTTTGGCGAGCATTGGTTCCTACGTGGGGATGGGATTTGTCCTTGCGACCAAATTTGCGCGTAAGGTCGAGGATGTGAATTCGCTCGTGGCAGGTTTTGGCGTACCACTATTGATGTTAGGGGGTGCATTTTTTCCTACCACCTTTTTATCGAAGGATTTACTGTTAATCACCCAATTCAATCCTGTCTATCACATGAGCGAAGCTTTTACCGCCCTCTCAACCGATAGCAAATCTTTAACCAGTACAGACATGCTGATCCACTTGCGATTTTTAGCAGGATTTTTTATTGTGGCGATCGCTTCAGGTTGGCTTGCCTATAAACGGATGTTACGAAAAGAAAGTCATTTATAGGAAAGAAAGGGTCGCTTTGCGACCCTTTCTCATTTTTGGCGCTATATTTAGCATTTCCATAATTTACCGAGCTATAAATTCTTGTTTTCTATGCGCGAACTATATCCAGCGATCGAGCCATATCACCAAGGATTCCTCCAAGTCTCAGATTTACACACAATTTATTTTGAAGAGTCAGGCAATCCTCAAGGTAAACCCGTTGTAATTTTGCATGGCGGTCCCGGAGGTGGTAGTCAACCGATATATCGACAGTATTTTGATGCTAATCGATGGCGAATTGTCCAATTTGATCAACGTGGCTGTGGTCAAAGTACACCCCATGCTGAACTTCGTGAAAACACCACATGGCATTTGGTGGAGGATATTGAAACTTTGAGGAAATATCTGAACATCGATCGCTGGACTGTGTCAGGAGGCAGTTGGGGCAGTACCCTTGCGCTCTCCTATAGCCAAACCTATCCCGAATATTGCAAGGCTCTAATTTTGCGGGGCATCTTTCTGCTGCGAAAAAAAGAACTGGATTGGTTTTATCAAGAGGGGGCAAGTTACTTTTTCCCAGATGCTTGGGAAGAATACCTGCAACCGATCCCTATCGATGAACGTGATGACATGATCTCCGCTTACTATCGTCGTCTTACCAGTGATGACCAACAAGTGCGATCGCAAGCTGCCCGTGCTTGGTCAATTTGGGAGGCAAGTACTAGTAAGTTAATTCCTGACGCATCATTAATTGAGCGTTTTGGAACTGAGGATTTCGCCGATGCCTTTGCCCGTCTTGAGTGCCATTACTTTATGAATAAAGGCTTCTTCACATCTGAACATCAACTACTGCAAAACATCGATCGCATTCGCCATATTCCAACGGTGATTGTCCAAGGTCGTTATGACATGGTTTGCCCCATGTTTATAGCTTGGGAATTACATCAAGCTTTCGCCGAAGCCGAATTTGTGATTGTCCCCGATGCTGGGCACTCCATGACTGAAGCGGGCATCAGGAGCGCGTTGATCGAGGCAGGCGATCGTATGTCAGGTGACTAATTCAGACAAAATCACACTAAATAACGCCACTAAATCAAATTTACGTTATAGTTACGCAGACATTTATGTAATGCTATCCAACCTGTAAGTGTAGGTTTGGGGATCAAAGGCTATCTCCATAGCTGCGGTGAGCCATTCGACAGAACCTGATACGTAGCTAGTTGTAACAGGTGAGGGCTAAGAATAACTGATGAGTAAAATAATGGCAGGTAAAAACCACGTAAAAACTAGCATTAGTATCATTACTCAGTTTTATCCACCTGACTATGCAGCGACTGGACAATTTATCTATGATCTAGCTGGTGCGCTAGCGCAAGAGGGTTTTGATGTGAGTGT includes the following:
- a CDS encoding IS110 family transposase — translated: MNIIGLDVGRNNVTACLLTGYPDQPLKHFQNIKKDIIKCQADSIGVQRLLDLKPDGVVMEPTGIWYSNFWKHLAEFHKIPIYWIGHGDLANQRGAYGFKNKTDPEDAYCLALTYFDDRFVDVHGKKRYLEFETGKVALVRDWFFECEQLDKLLNSLINQCRQRLTMEFPEIAQRQSKLNPKLGYEPIWGYVAGIREYSVIKKLHEKSAARAIGIEISEYTKEHAKKICELQNNSIKKSVTLLYSCNPMSLHHTSKSLKSLALDCVTKPCYFVSATRLSASYSTVSHG
- a CDS encoding YciI family protein, whose translation is MSTELKKFVVWGSYCENVLEKRAPFRQAHLDNLKALYESGKLLTIGPTQDVTKVFAVYAAPDLDSAKQLVEADPYWQNGIWTDYEVHEWLQVY
- a CDS encoding AI-2E family transporter; its protein translation is MLDGKTIFSKYLKRFLIAAIAIYLAFRLRQTLQLLLTSLFLAGAISPIIEKITSIRINVHNWRIGLNRVWAVVLLYLVLLIVVVLAIAPAPQIILELGQFFIKLPNLLEQIQLPKGGLFNLSQEQLNRILQTQPLIDQAQNFGKEIVSQTFGFTLQIFNAIGVGILSLLITAYMVINSSSLMRRCLSPFSKRVRHEIEFLIPPITRCLGAYVVGRIGTSTLLGFCTYLTLSLFGIPYSGALGLLVAISNLVPYIGGLVALGAMFIAAWGVDFNRGAIALFICFSLQQIEAFILQPWLVAPYLNLDPFELLLSIIVGAELFGVVGAIIAPPIAGTGRILFNHFASPATTDAEE
- a CDS encoding ABC transporter permease, with the protein product MNYGYEAIAIGRRILLELFRTYRTLLLWVIFPISMLLLNGFVLAEGSKITTAESFKLAAPASLIGSALFFSCLGGTMSTIVAERESLTIKRLLISPINGISYFLGIFFAYAAIGVGQTLIIYTVAAFWEVRFSGSIAVGALVILASIGSYVGMGFVLATKFARKVEDVNSLVAGFGVPLLMLGGAFFPTTFLSKDLLLITQFNPVYHMSEAFTALSTDSKSLTSTDMLIHLRFLAGFFIVAIASGWLAYKRMLRKESHL
- the pip gene encoding prolyl aminopeptidase, producing MRELYPAIEPYHQGFLQVSDLHTIYFEESGNPQGKPVVILHGGPGGGSQPIYRQYFDANRWRIVQFDQRGCGQSTPHAELRENTTWHLVEDIETLRKYLNIDRWTVSGGSWGSTLALSYSQTYPEYCKALILRGIFLLRKKELDWFYQEGASYFFPDAWEEYLQPIPIDERDDMISAYYRRLTSDDQQVRSQAARAWSIWEASTSKLIPDASLIERFGTEDFADAFARLECHYFMNKGFFTSEHQLLQNIDRIRHIPTVIVQGRYDMVCPMFIAWELHQAFAEAEFVIVPDAGHSMTEAGIRSALIEAGDRMSGD